The Micropterus dolomieu isolate WLL.071019.BEF.003 ecotype Adirondacks linkage group LG22, ASM2129224v1, whole genome shotgun sequence genome contains a region encoding:
- the phaf1 gene encoding UPF0183 protein C16orf70 homolog isoform X2: MLDLEVVPERSLGNEQWEFALGMPLAQAISILQKHCRIIKNVQVLYSEQTPLSHDLILNLTQDGIKLLFDATNQRLKVIEVYDLSKVKLKYCGVHFNSQAIAPTIEQIDQSFGATHPGVYNAAEQLFHLNFRGLSFSFQLDSWNEAPKYEPNFAMGLASLQIPHGAMVKRMHIYTGNNLQETRAPAMPLACFLGNIYAECVDVLRDQAGPLGLKLHLLTAGCGPGVMADAKVRSLERSIYFGDSCQDVLGALGSPHKVFYKSEDKMKIHSPSPHKQVPSKCNDYFFNYFTLGVDILFDSTTHLVKKFVLHTNYPGHYNFNIYHRCDFKIPLVIKKGADSQTEDCILTTYNKWDQIQELLGHPMEKPVVLHRSSSANNTNPFGSTFCFGLQRMIFEVMQNNHIASVTLYGAPRTASQARPESSSSSH; the protein is encoded by the exons ATGCTGGATCTGGAGGTGGTGCCTGAGAGATCACTAGGAAATGAGCAATGGGAATTCGCCTTAG GGATGCCATTGGCCCAGGCCATCTCTATTCTGCAGAAACACTGCCGCATCATCAAAAATGTCCAGGTGCTATACAGTGAACAG ACACCACTCAGCCATGACCTCATACTGAACTTGACTCAGGATGGGATAAAACTGCTGTTTGATGCCACAAATCAGAGACTAAAG GTGATTGAAGTGTATGACCTGAGCAAAGTCAAGCTGAAATACTG tgGAGTCCATTTCAACTCTCAGGCCATTGCCCCCACAATAGAGCAAATAGACCAGTCATTTGGAGCTACGCACCCTGGAG TTTACAATGCTGCAGAGCAGCTGTTCCATCTCAACTTTCGAGGCCTGTCCTTCTCCTTCCAACTGGACTCATGGAATGAAGCTCCAAAATACGAG CCTAACTTTGCCATGGGTTTGGCCTCCCTGCAGATTCCACACGGGGCCATGGTCAAGAGGATGCACATCTACACTGGCAACAACCTGCAAGAAACCAg agCTCCGGCGATGCCTTTGGCTTGTTTCCTCGGTAACATCTATGCAGAGTGTGTGGATGTCCTGAGAGACCAGGCAGGACCTCTGGGGCTCAAACTCCACCTTCTCACTGCAG GTTGTGGCCCAGGTGTGATGGCTGATGCTAAAGTAAGGTCCCTAGAAAGGAGCATCTACTTTGGTGATTCCTGTCAGGATGTACTGGGTGCTCTGGGCTCGCCACATAAAGTCTTCTACAAATCTGAGGACAAG ATGAAGATCCACTCTCCATCACCTCACAAGCAGGTTCCTTCTAAATGTAACGACTACTTCTTCAACTACTTCACCCTTGGAGTG GATATCCTGTTTGACTCTACAACTCACCTGGTTAAGAAGTTTGTCCTGCATACCAACTACCCCGGACATTACAACTTCAATAT ATATCATCGATGTGACTTTAAGATTCCACTAGTCATTAAGAAAG GAGCTGATTCTCAGACGGAGGACTGCATCTTAACCACCTACAACAAG tGGGATCAGATTCAAGAACTGCTGGGTCACCCAATGGAAAAACCTGTAGTGCTCCACAG GTCCTCATCAGCCAATAACACCAACCCCTTTGGCTCCACCTTCTGCTTTGGACTGCAGAGGATGATCTTTGAG GTGATGCAGAATAACCACATAGCATCAGTGACCCTCTACGGTGCTCCGAGGACCGCCAGTCAAGCCCGACCTGAGTCCAGTAGTAGCTCCCACTGA
- the phaf1 gene encoding UPF0183 protein C16orf70 homolog isoform X1 — translation MLDLEVVPERSLGNEQWEFALGMPLAQAISILQKHCRIIKNVQVLYSEQTPLSHDLILNLTQDGIKLLFDATNQRLKVIEVYDLSKVKLKYCGVHFNSQAIAPTIEQIDQSFGATHPGVYNAAEQLFHLNFRGLSFSFQLDSWNEAPKYEPNFAMGLASLQIPHGAMVKRMHIYTGNNLQETRAPAMPLACFLGNIYAECVDVLRDQAGPLGLKLHLLTAGCGPGVMADAKVRSLERSIYFGDSCQDVLGALGSPHKVFYKSEDKMKIHSPSPHKQVPSKCNDYFFNYFTLGVDILFDSTTHLVKKFVLHTNYPGHYNFNIYHRCDFKIPLVIKKEGADSQTEDCILTTYNKWDQIQELLGHPMEKPVVLHRSSSANNTNPFGSTFCFGLQRMIFEVMQNNHIASVTLYGAPRTASQARPESSSSSH, via the exons ATGCTGGATCTGGAGGTGGTGCCTGAGAGATCACTAGGAAATGAGCAATGGGAATTCGCCTTAG GGATGCCATTGGCCCAGGCCATCTCTATTCTGCAGAAACACTGCCGCATCATCAAAAATGTCCAGGTGCTATACAGTGAACAG ACACCACTCAGCCATGACCTCATACTGAACTTGACTCAGGATGGGATAAAACTGCTGTTTGATGCCACAAATCAGAGACTAAAG GTGATTGAAGTGTATGACCTGAGCAAAGTCAAGCTGAAATACTG tgGAGTCCATTTCAACTCTCAGGCCATTGCCCCCACAATAGAGCAAATAGACCAGTCATTTGGAGCTACGCACCCTGGAG TTTACAATGCTGCAGAGCAGCTGTTCCATCTCAACTTTCGAGGCCTGTCCTTCTCCTTCCAACTGGACTCATGGAATGAAGCTCCAAAATACGAG CCTAACTTTGCCATGGGTTTGGCCTCCCTGCAGATTCCACACGGGGCCATGGTCAAGAGGATGCACATCTACACTGGCAACAACCTGCAAGAAACCAg agCTCCGGCGATGCCTTTGGCTTGTTTCCTCGGTAACATCTATGCAGAGTGTGTGGATGTCCTGAGAGACCAGGCAGGACCTCTGGGGCTCAAACTCCACCTTCTCACTGCAG GTTGTGGCCCAGGTGTGATGGCTGATGCTAAAGTAAGGTCCCTAGAAAGGAGCATCTACTTTGGTGATTCCTGTCAGGATGTACTGGGTGCTCTGGGCTCGCCACATAAAGTCTTCTACAAATCTGAGGACAAG ATGAAGATCCACTCTCCATCACCTCACAAGCAGGTTCCTTCTAAATGTAACGACTACTTCTTCAACTACTTCACCCTTGGAGTG GATATCCTGTTTGACTCTACAACTCACCTGGTTAAGAAGTTTGTCCTGCATACCAACTACCCCGGACATTACAACTTCAATAT ATATCATCGATGTGACTTTAAGATTCCACTAGTCATTAAGAAAG AAGGAGCTGATTCTCAGACGGAGGACTGCATCTTAACCACCTACAACAAG tGGGATCAGATTCAAGAACTGCTGGGTCACCCAATGGAAAAACCTGTAGTGCTCCACAG GTCCTCATCAGCCAATAACACCAACCCCTTTGGCTCCACCTTCTGCTTTGGACTGCAGAGGATGATCTTTGAG GTGATGCAGAATAACCACATAGCATCAGTGACCCTCTACGGTGCTCCGAGGACCGCCAGTCAAGCCCGACCTGAGTCCAGTAGTAGCTCCCACTGA
- the phaf1 gene encoding UPF0183 protein C16orf70 homolog isoform X3, translating into MLDLEVVPERSLGNEQWEFALGMPLAQAISILQKHCRIIKNVQVLYSEQTPLSHDLILNLTQDGIKLLFDATNQRLKVIEVYDLSKVKLKYCGVHFNSQAIAPTIEQIDQSFGATHPGVYNAAEQLFHLNFRGLSFSFQLDSWNEAPKYEIPHGAMVKRMHIYTGNNLQETRAPAMPLACFLGNIYAECVDVLRDQAGPLGLKLHLLTAGCGPGVMADAKVRSLERSIYFGDSCQDVLGALGSPHKVFYKSEDKMKIHSPSPHKQVPSKCNDYFFNYFTLGVDILFDSTTHLVKKFVLHTNYPGHYNFNIYHRCDFKIPLVIKKEGADSQTEDCILTTYNKWDQIQELLGHPMEKPVVLHRSSSANNTNPFGSTFCFGLQRMIFEVMQNNHIASVTLYGAPRTASQARPESSSSSH; encoded by the exons ATGCTGGATCTGGAGGTGGTGCCTGAGAGATCACTAGGAAATGAGCAATGGGAATTCGCCTTAG GGATGCCATTGGCCCAGGCCATCTCTATTCTGCAGAAACACTGCCGCATCATCAAAAATGTCCAGGTGCTATACAGTGAACAG ACACCACTCAGCCATGACCTCATACTGAACTTGACTCAGGATGGGATAAAACTGCTGTTTGATGCCACAAATCAGAGACTAAAG GTGATTGAAGTGTATGACCTGAGCAAAGTCAAGCTGAAATACTG tgGAGTCCATTTCAACTCTCAGGCCATTGCCCCCACAATAGAGCAAATAGACCAGTCATTTGGAGCTACGCACCCTGGAG TTTACAATGCTGCAGAGCAGCTGTTCCATCTCAACTTTCGAGGCCTGTCCTTCTCCTTCCAACTGGACTCATGGAATGAAGCTCCAAAATACGAG ATTCCACACGGGGCCATGGTCAAGAGGATGCACATCTACACTGGCAACAACCTGCAAGAAACCAg agCTCCGGCGATGCCTTTGGCTTGTTTCCTCGGTAACATCTATGCAGAGTGTGTGGATGTCCTGAGAGACCAGGCAGGACCTCTGGGGCTCAAACTCCACCTTCTCACTGCAG GTTGTGGCCCAGGTGTGATGGCTGATGCTAAAGTAAGGTCCCTAGAAAGGAGCATCTACTTTGGTGATTCCTGTCAGGATGTACTGGGTGCTCTGGGCTCGCCACATAAAGTCTTCTACAAATCTGAGGACAAG ATGAAGATCCACTCTCCATCACCTCACAAGCAGGTTCCTTCTAAATGTAACGACTACTTCTTCAACTACTTCACCCTTGGAGTG GATATCCTGTTTGACTCTACAACTCACCTGGTTAAGAAGTTTGTCCTGCATACCAACTACCCCGGACATTACAACTTCAATAT ATATCATCGATGTGACTTTAAGATTCCACTAGTCATTAAGAAAG AAGGAGCTGATTCTCAGACGGAGGACTGCATCTTAACCACCTACAACAAG tGGGATCAGATTCAAGAACTGCTGGGTCACCCAATGGAAAAACCTGTAGTGCTCCACAG GTCCTCATCAGCCAATAACACCAACCCCTTTGGCTCCACCTTCTGCTTTGGACTGCAGAGGATGATCTTTGAG GTGATGCAGAATAACCACATAGCATCAGTGACCCTCTACGGTGCTCCGAGGACCGCCAGTCAAGCCCGACCTGAGTCCAGTAGTAGCTCCCACTGA